A stretch of Telopea speciosissima isolate NSW1024214 ecotype Mountain lineage chromosome 11, Tspe_v1, whole genome shotgun sequence DNA encodes these proteins:
- the LOC122646641 gene encoding LOW QUALITY PROTEIN: ferric reduction oxidase 2-like (The sequence of the model RefSeq protein was modified relative to this genomic sequence to represent the inferred CDS: substituted 1 base at 1 genomic stop codon) has translation MERSSPTDSHIVIKKVRVAIWLLLFLVSLGIVFIWILMPTNTYRQIWLPQIRAKIDSTTYLGRQGDKFLMFTFPVLFIASLGCVYLHLGKKFVARXFIYILESNNYKRLAQWSRPVLVNGPLGIVSWTELTFLSMFIALLVWSFSTYLHLSFNNITSQSASNDGEKVWEAKLDSAALMLGLVGNICLAFLFFPVTRGSSVLPLIGLTPEASIKYHIWFGHIVMTLFTAHGLCYIIYWAATNQISEMLKWDKVGISNVAGELSLLSGLVLWATTFPYIRRKMFELFFYTHHLYIIFIIFFILHVGIVYACMMLPGFYLFFVDRYLRFLQSRQSVRLVSARVLPCETIELNFSKSPGLSYTPMSNVFINVPSISKLQWHPFTVSSNSNMDQDKLSVVVKSEGSWTRKLYQMLSSPSPMPRLEVSIEGPYGPASTSFMRYDMLVMVSGGSGITSFISIIRELMFKTKLGFKCPNTVLLVCAFKNSSSLTMLDLLLPMSSTQLSDVSSLQLQIEAYVTREEEPKSGQKDQLRFLYFKPNVTDAPVSSILGPNSWLWLGAIISSSFIIFLLFLGLLMHYYIYPIDHNTNNIYSTSSRALLNMLFLCFCIAMTASVAFLWNKKQIELEAKQIQNVDAPTPMTSPSSFSYNADLELESFPQQSLVDVTKVHYGKRPNLKKILLECEGSRVGVLVSGPRKLRQEVATICASGLAYNLHFESISFSW, from the exons atggAAAGATCATCTCCCACTGATTCCCATATAGTGATCAAGAAGGTTAGAGTAGCAATATGGCTTCTCCTCTTTCTGGTCTCTCTTGGGATTGTTTTTATCTGGATCTTGATGCCCACCAACACATACAGGCAGATATGGTTACCTCAAATCCGAGCTAAGATTGATTCAACTACATATCTCGGCCGACAAG GGGATAAATTCCTTATGTTCACATTCCCAGTCTTATTCATTGCTTCCTTGGGCTGTGTTTATCTCCACTTGGGCAAGAAATTTGTTGCAAggtaatttatatatatttt AGAGAGCAACAATTATAAGAGATTGGCACAATGGTCACGACCGGTACTTGTAAATGGACCTCTAGGGATTGTTTCATGGACAGAGCTAACCTTTCTTTCCATGTTCATTGCACTCTTGGTTTGGTCCTTCTCAACATATTTGCACTTGAGCTTCAACAATATAACTTCACAATCAGCTTCAAATGATGGAGAGAAAGT GTGGGAAGCTAAGTTGGACAGTGCAGCTCTAATGCTAGGGCTTGTTGGTAACATATGTCTTGCGTTTTTGTTCTTTCCGGTGACTCGAGGATCGTCGGTGTTGCCGCTCATCGGGCTCACGCCGGAGGCCAGCATCAAGTATCATATATGGTTTGGACATATAGTCATGACCCTCTTCACTGCTCATGGCCTTTGTTATATCATCTATTGGGCTGCAACAAATCAAATCTCGGAG ATGCTAAAGTGGGATAAAGTTGGAATATCAAATGTTGCAGGGGAGTTGTCTTTGCTCTCTGGACTAGTCTTGTGGGCAACAACCTTCCCTTACATAAGGCGAAAAATGTTTGAGCTATTCTTCTATACCCATCACCTCtacatcatcttcatcatcttcttcatattACATGTTGGGATTGTCTATGCTTGCATGATGCTACCGGGTTTTTACCTCTTCTTCGTCGATCGTTACTTGCGATTCTTGCAATCTAGGCAAAGTGTTCGCTTAGTCTCCGCTCGTGTTTTACCTTGTGAAACTATCGAATTAAACTTCTCCAAGAGCCCAG GGTTGAGCTACACTCCTATGAGCAACGTGTTCATCAATGTTCCTAGCATTTCGAAGCTACAATGGCATCCTTTCACTGTAAGCTCCAATAGTAATATGGATCAGGATAAGCTAAGTGTGGTGGTGAAAAGTGAAGGAAGTTGGACCAGGAAGCTTTACCAGATGCTTTCAAGTCCCTCGCCTATGCCCCGTCTTGAAGTCTCCATTGAAGGACCCTATGGACCTGCATCTACTAGTTTCATGAG ATATGACATGCTTGTGATGGTAAGTGGAGGAAGCGGCATTACATCATTCATCTCTATAATCAGAGAGCTTATGTTTAAGACCAAGTTAGGGTTCAAGTGTCCCAATACTGTTCTCCTTGTTTGTGCTTTCAAGAACTCTTCTAGTCTCACAATGCTAGACTTACTCCTACCAATGTCAAGCACCCAACTGTCTGACGTTTCTTCTTTGCAACTACAAATTGAAGCCTATGTAACAAGAGAGGAAGAACCCAAATCAGGCCAGAAAGACCAACTCAGGTTCCTTTACTTCAAGCCCAACGTGACTGATGCTCCTGTCTCCTCAATCCTTGGCCCAAACAGCTGGCTTTGGCTTGGAGctataatttcttcttctttcattattttccttcttttcttgggaTTATTGATGCATTACTACATATACCCAATTGATCACAACACCAACAACATCTATTCTACTTCCTCAAGAGCTCTTCTGAACATGTTATTCCTATGTTTTTGCATAGCTATGACAGCTAGTGTAGCTTTTCTTTGGAACAAGAAGCAAATAGAATTAGAAGCAAAGCAGATTCAGAATGTGGATGCTCCCACACCGATGACTTCGCCATCTTCATTCTCTTATAACGCCGATCTCGAATTGGAAAGCTTCCCTCAACAATCCCTTGTTGATGTTACTAAGGTGCATTATGGAAAAAGACCGAACCTAAAGA AGATATTGCTCGAGTGTGAAGGATCAAGAGTTGGAGTTCTAGTTTCTGGCCCGAGGAAGTTACGACAAGAGGTTGCAACAATTTGTGCATCTGGTCTTGCATACAACCTTCACTTTGAATCCATCAGCTTCAGCTGGTAG